Proteins found in one Lycium ferocissimum isolate CSIRO_LF1 chromosome 6, AGI_CSIRO_Lferr_CH_V1, whole genome shotgun sequence genomic segment:
- the LOC132060869 gene encoding uncharacterized protein LOC132060869: protein MADGSTPCRITRGIPTNVQYFDDAPSFDLCISQDEQEIAGSVSRVAAQSSSIKRKDGVQTPSNSKASVPSTDKRRKLIDDASGSKGKNIVVDVPQNTVELFVKDPPTHSVHMSCYTNTEVFKQLKDKLTAGQYKLFGDTCFGVFLQMQHCEVQAQMVRCCMVRELTDSSNDVFLMDINGRELRFSIREFALITGLKCIGDEDDFTVNRKRKNRILEQYFGGSKKLPKKAIWLIASWTKIGASMMAMPLRLLYYISYIRISCPMRRMLQGYQGYILNWWRLVDTEISHGVS, encoded by the exons ATGGCGGACGGAAGCACTCCATGCAGAATAACTAGAGGTATACCCACTAATGTGCAGTATTTTGATGATGCTCCATCTTTTGATTTGTGTATCTCTCAAGATGAACAAGAAATTGCAGGCTCTGTTTCTAGAGTGGCTGCCCAGAGTAGTAGTATCAAACGAAAAGATGGAGTTCAGACTCCGTCAAATTCCAAAGCATCCGTACCTAGTACTGATAAGCGGAGAAAACTCATCGATGATGCTTCAGGGAGCAAGGGAAAAAATATTGTTGTAGATGTGCCTCAAAACACAGTGGAG TTATTTGTGAAAGATCCTCCTACACATTCGGTGCACATGAGTTGTTACACAAATACGGAGGTATTTAAACAGCTTAAGGACAAACTAACCGCTGGGCAGTACAAATTATTCGGGGATACTTGCTTTGGTGTATTCCTCCAGATGCAGCACTGTGAGGTCCAAGCACAGATGGTGAGGTGCTGCATGGTGAGAGAGCTCACGGATAGTTCTAACGATGTTTTTTTGATGGACATAAATGGCAGGGAATTGCGCTTTTCTATTAGGGAATTTGCACTCATAACTGGTTTGAAGTGTATTGGCGATGAAGACGATTTTACAGTCAACCGAAAACGGAAAAACAGGATATTGGAACAATATTTTGGTGGGTCTAAAAAATTGCCAAAAAAGGCGATTTGGTTGATTGCTTCATGGACAAAAATTGGGGCCTCAATGATGGCGATGCCGTTAAGATTGCTATATTATATTTCATACATACGTATATCTTGTCCAATGAGAAGAATGCTACAAGGATACCAAGGCTACATTTTGAATTGGTGGAGACTGGTAGATACAGAGATTTCCCATGGGGTAAGTTAG
- the LOC132061477 gene encoding uncharacterized protein LOC132061477 translates to MTVEKKFYRLHGMPLAMQVWLYECCSCVDNTHAVKSGDNIPRILNWRTIESQPTFKDLMDGMFKEDNDPEMHSFDNIVPTINEVACLQLPPLVIGVAPTTTAPIPVDDDFDDFSSTPPHKKRKERTVGGSSSKKTSPRPETVPTSNISTRGKMPFVQSKMPVSPNSDQQVHPKTPFVQHDIPTTNKEDELSLIRQDLDDFKKLDEFNDLRTTMNDLRTTMNDLHTTINDNFTKVLQAIKGNNASDKRHDIGIHRSVDDNIFDTPPNQNETCTTHIPTEGFGSQIPIETAQRTVDVVHIALDGMHSNEGSPMSVGVSSSTVCGGAADPKQEKKQTIGDDKQIVQAVQHVAQFELADELLPSQNTISRIVMTLRKERRPGPLQISPYMTNFGSTSGSSVKLTEIFDKKHPFENNSITGRHDEKLFADFSKWLREGLLVRHDTKKNKEDHYKKGKATLPKFMDFGIQKINDKNWFYLLSMDGQMWNDQHIDVIFYYFRKKAKYDTNSKFKFTTVDCVFMTKIDAINTVYADPDGATIGGKQEDILCEYVKGHRLQCTVPWHFVDYVFIPVNVKDKNHWLLAVLSFMDRRLYVYDSYRSAGHDAAVKSEIDKLASLLPLYLHLTDFYVEKKGIDFTHHPAYKDKAPADKFEVVFVDNLPQQSPGSMDCGIYVVAFAEYLSHEEAIPPKDIDAELLRTRYGALLWVYAQKKNEVDAVSDNEAPPKPVRAAIDFDQVELNIVN, encoded by the exons ATGACTGTTGAGAAAAAGTTTTATAGGCTTCATGGAATGCCCCTTGCCATGCAAGTATGGTTGTACGAGTGTTGTTCATGTGTTGACAACACTCATGCGGTTAAGTCGGGTGACAACATCCCCAGAATTCTTAATTGGAGGACCATAGAAAGCCAACCAACTTTTAAAGACCTGATGGACGGCATGTTTAAAGAAGATAACGACCCG GAGATGCATTCATTTGACAACATAGTGCCGACTATTAATGAGGTTGCTTGTCTTCAATTGCCCCCGCTTGTCATTGGTGTGGCACCAACTACCACTGCCCCAATTCCTgtagatgatgattttgatgattttagTTCTACCCCACCTCACAAGAAACGTAAGGAGAGAACTGTTGGAGGTTCTTCATCCAAGAAAACAAGTCCTCGCCCCGAAACagttccaacttccaacattaGTACCCGTGGGAAGATGCCTTTTGTACAATCTAAAATGCCAGTTTCTCCAAACTCCGATCAGCAAGTGCATCCAAAAACCCCATTTGTCCAGCATGACATCCCGACAACCAACAAAGAAGACGAGTTGTCTCTCATAAGGCAAGATCTTGATGATTTTAAGAAGTTG GACGAGTTTAATGATCTTCGCACAACGATGAATGATCTTCGCACAACGATGAACGATCTTCACACAACGATCAATGACAACTTCACAAAGGTTCTTCAAGCCATCAAAGGGAATAATGCTTCGGACAAG CGGCATGACATTGGAATACATCGCTCAGTTGATGACAACATCTTCGATACACCACCAAATCAAAATGAGACTTGCACAACTCATATTCCAACTGAG GGATTCGGGTCTCAGATTCCAATTGAAACAGCTCAAAGAACAGTTGATGTTGTCCACATTGCTCTTGATGGCATGCATAGCAATGAAGGAAGTCCCATGTCAGTTGGTGTATCGTCTAGTACAGTTTGTGGTGGTGCAGCTGAtccaaaacaagagaaaaagcaGACCATAGGTGATGACAAACAGATTGTTCAGGCAGTACAACATGTGGCTCAGTTTGAGTTGGCGGACGAATTGCTTCCATCTCAAAATACCATATCAAGAATTGTGATGACATTGCGTAAAGAAAGACGCCCCGGGCCATTGCAAATATCCCCCTATATGACAAATTTTGGCTCAACTTCGG GTAGTTCAGTTAAGCTGACTGAGATATTTGACAAAAAACACCCATTTGAGAATAATTCCATCACGGGGCGACATGATGAAAAGCTCTTTGCTGACTTCTCAAAATGGTTGAGGGAGGGTTTGCTTGTTAGACATGATACCAA AAAGAACAAAGAGGACCATTACAAAAAAGGGAAGGCAACACTGCCCAAATTTATGGACTTTGGTATTCAGAAAATCAATGACAAAAATTGGTTTTACCTTTTGTCAATGGATGGACAGATGTGGAATGATCAG CATATTGATGTCATCTTTTACTACTTCCGAAAGAAAGCAAAGTATGACACAAATAGCAAATTCAAGTTTACCACTGTCGATTGTGTTTTCATGACAAAGATTGATGCAATAAACACAGTGTATGCTGACCCGGATGGTGCAACAATCGGTGGAAAACAGGAAGATATTTTATGTGAATACGTGAAAGGCCATCGGTTGCAATGCACTGTCCCGTGGCATTTTGTTGACTATGTATTTATCCCAGTCAACGTGAAAGATAAAAATCATTGGCTGTTGGCAGTCCTATCATTCATGGACAGACGTTTatatgtttatgactcctaCCGATCAGCGGGGCATGATGCAGCTGTTAAGTCAGAAATAGACAAACTGGCCTCACTGTTGCCTCTGTACTTACATCTCACTGACttctatgttgaaaaaaaaggaattgaTTTTACTCATCACCCGGCATACAAAGACAAAGCACCGGCTGATAAgtttgaagttgtgtttgttgACAATCTGCCACAGCAAAGTCCCGGTAGCAT gGACTGCGGGATATATGTTGTTGCATTTGCGGAGTATTTGAGTCACGAAGAAGCTATTCCACCCAAAGATATTGATGCTGAGTTACTTCGGACGAGATATGGTGCACTTTTGTGGGTTTATGCTCAGAAGAAGAATGAAGTCGATGCCGTAAGCGACAATGAGGCTCCTCCAAAGCCAGTTAGAGCGGCGATAGATTTTGATCAAGTTGAATTAAACATAGTTAATTAG
- the LOC132060870 gene encoding uncharacterized protein LOC132060870, which translates to MCVVSDRHESIIKAVSKVYPNVPHFACIWHLWKNVYNKYRKSHKVLSGVYYAMAKAYTQDEFDMLMEKVETVDIRVKDYLDLAGREKWSRLYAPVNRAWTMTSNIAESINSALVQARELPIFDFLEEVRIMFGRWNFTNRQNGSYTFTTLGKKFNEMLSINERKSARMTVIPSTEYVHTVIDEGRRFIVCIEKKTCSCKEFQMEEIPCPHAWAVLKKKNLTADNYCSKIYKPETVMKTYDIPVYPLPDESEWKIPQYILEEVVFPPRYKRPPGRPKKKRDNSLSEWFSTKRTNSCSRCGHVGHNRRSCTNEPRRK; encoded by the exons ATGTGTGTTGTATCTGATAGGCATGAAAGCATCATCAAGGCTGTATCCAAAGTATATCCTAATGTTCCCCATTTTGCATGTATATGGCATCTTTGGAAGAATGTATacaataaatatagaaagagtcACAAGGTGCTGAGTGGGGTATACTATGCAATGGCAAAAGCGTATACACAGGATGAGTTTGACATGCTAATGGAAAAGGTCGAGACGGTGGATATTCGTGTAAAGGATTACTTGGACTTAGCCGGCAGGGAAAAGTGGTCTAGGCTTTATGCTCCAGTCAACCGAGCATGGACAATGACGTCTAATATTGCTGAGTCTATCAATTCAGCTCTCGTACAAGCAAGAGAATTgccaatatttgattttctggaAGAAGTTAGGATTATGTTTGGGCGCTGGAATTTCACAAACCGACAAAATGGTTCGTATACATTCACAACACTTGGGAAGAAATTCAATGAAATGCTTTCCATTAATGAGCGTAAATCTGCACGCATGACG GTAATACCATCAACCGAATACGTGCACACGGTAATTGATGAGGGGCGGCGTTTCATAGTTTGTATTGAAAAGAAGACATGCAGTTGcaaagagtttcagatggaGGAGATTCCCTGCCCACATGCCTGGGCTgttcttaagaaaaaaaatctcaCAGCCGACAACTATTGCTCAAAAATATACAAACCTGAAACTGTGATGAAGACTTATGATATCCCAGTTTATCCTCTACCCGATGAGAGTGAATGGAAAATACCTCAATACATTTTGGAAGAGGTAGTTTTTCCACCGAGATACAAGAGACCGCCTGGAAGGCCAAAGAAGAAGCGCGATAATTCGTTATCTGAATGGTTTTCAACTAAACGTACAAATTCGTGTAGTAGGTGTGGACATGTTGGACACAATAGGCGTTCTTGTACAAATGAGCCTCGAAGAAAGTAG
- the LOC132061478 gene encoding uncharacterized protein LOC132061478, with product MSNITNVIRHSGFWNDDNCFVNYSIDAVVFKEYASYDELVDAIANQVRIDTSIKKITIKYLIDGNSMPMEIHNDMSVRVYVELKKETRQFGMYPLCITTADRTSAYSLSGEIVIQGSLALADTNGIHEMDANDSIALAASASSKEIVILGGENDFIISNRNQKEVMVNQVYNDKETLKAVMTKYAIDNRFQFRTERSNSVSYTLACLSRQCEWKLKASSINRSAMFKIREFIEKHTCPLKDKVYTQHQASSGFIAGIIKPKFRNYKRKYVPSDIVDDVKNDFGVDVPYMKAWRAKEKAMTELRGEPAESYKKLPGYVYILDKTYLCSHIRMKKTSENEFLYLFVALYAFIKGFECCRPIVVVDGSHIKTAYNGTFVSASTMDGAGISKSII from the exons ATGTCTAATATAACAAATGTAATTCGGCATTCTGGTTTTTGGAACGATGACAATTGTTTCGTTAATTACTCTATAGATGCAGTAGTTTTCAAAGAGTATGCCTCATATGATGAGTTAGTTGATGCAATAGCGAATCAGGTGCGAATAGATACAAGTATCAAAAAAATCACTATCAAATATTTGATCGACGGTAATTCCATGCCTATGGAAATACACAACGACATGAGTGTCCGGGTGTATGTTGAACTGAAGAAAGAGACAAGGCAGTTCGGGATGTATCCGTTGTGTATCACAACAGCTGATAGGACGAGTGCATACAGTCTATCGGGCGAAATTGTTATTCAAGGTAGCCTAGCATTAGCGGATACAAATGGTATACACGAAATGGATGCTAACGATTCGATAGCACTGGCGGCATCAGCTTCTAGTAAGGAAATAGTTATATTAGGAGGAGAGAAcgatttcataatttcaaacCGTAATCAAAAAGAAGTCATGGTAAATCAGGTATACAATGATAAGGAAACTTTGAAAGCTGTGATGACGAAGTATGCTATTGACAATAGATTTCAATTCCGAACAGAGAGGTCAAATTCTGTAAG CTACACCCTTGCTTGTCTTTCTAGACAATGTGAGTGGAAATTGAAAGCTTCAAGTATCAACAGATCAGCTATGTTCAAAATCAGAGAGTTCATAGAGAAACATACATGTCCATTGAAGGATAAGGTGTATACGCAACATCAAGCTAGTAGTGGTTTTATAGCTGGAATTATTAAGCCAAAATTTAGAAATTATAAGAGGAAGTATGTGCCTAGTGatatagtagatgatgttaaaaatgattttgggGTGGATGTGCCATACATGAAAGCATGGCGTGCTAAAGAAAAGGCTATGACGGAGTTAAGGGGTGAGCCAGCCGAGTCATACAAGAAATTGCCGGGATACGTATACATTTTGGATAAAACATACCTGTGTTCTCATATAAGAATGAAGAAAACATCTGAAAATGAGTTCTTGTATCTTTTTGTAGCATTGTATGCATTTATAAAGGGGTTTGAATGTTGTCGACCCATCGTGGTTGTAGATGGCAGCCACATCAAAACAGCATATAATGGGACATTTGTTTCAGCGAGCACGATGGATGGTGCAGGTATTTCAAAATCTATCATTTAG